From a region of the Oryza sativa Japonica Group chromosome 6, ASM3414082v1 genome:
- the LOC136356984 gene encoding uncharacterized protein, with amino-acid sequence MEKMKSLSKDAYAYLEEIPPNQWCRAFFSDFPKCDILLNNNSEVFNKYILEARELPILSMLEKIRSQIMNRIHTKQEECVKKWSGNICPKIQKKVDKNAELSNTCYILPAGKGVFQVTDKEHQYIVDLMAKHCECRRWQLTGIPCNHAISCLRSERTKPEDVVSFCYSTEKYMEAYGFNIMPVRDKASWVKMNGPKVNPPINEKKVGRPRRCRRKQPHELEGGTKISKHGVQMHCSYCQGVNHNKKGCKKRKEDIKAGKQQASAAPSQQHGNEDFMPLQVMPEVLNSQTSILTSQPSYDQLQNTILSSLTRENIINNSSRVDLGPLPESNFIATNQKAAVQPPMTTATKEGRATIRKRKAEPRKRNTQPNKKSELKKREETKKK; translated from the exons ATGGAAAAGATGAAGTCTCTTAGCAAAGATGCTTATGCCTACCTGGAGGAAATACCACCCAACCAGTGGTGCAGAGCATTCTTTAGTGATTTCCCCAAGTGTGATATTCTACTCAACAACAATTCCGAGGTATTCAACAAGTACATTCTTGAAGCCAGAGAGCTTCCAATTTTATCCATGCTTGAAAAGATTAGGAGCCAAATCATGAATAGGATACATACCAAACAAGAGGAGTGTGTAAAGAAGTGGTCAGGAAACATATGCCCAAAAATACAGAAAAAGGTTGATAAAAATGCAGAATTGTCAAATACATGCTACATATTACCTGCTGGTAAAGGGGTGTTCCAAGTAACTGATAAAGAACACCAATATATTGTTGACCTCATGGCAAAACACTGTGAATGTAGGAGATGGCAATTGACAGGGATACCATGCAACCATGCAATTTCTTGCTTGAGGAGTGAGAGGACAAAACCTGAAGATGTGGTATCCTTCTGTTATTCAACTGAAAAATACATGGAGGCCTATGGATTTAACATAATGCCTGTTAGGGACAAGGCATCTTGGGTAAAGATGAATGGACCAAAGGTGAACCCACCGATTAATGAGAAGAAAGTTGGAAGGCCTAGGAGATGTAGAAGAAAGCAGCCACATGAACTTGAAGGAGGAACAAAAATATCCAAGCATGGTGTGCAAATGCATTGTAGCTACTGTCAAGGAGTTAATCACAACAAGAAGGGCTGcaagaaaaggaaggaagatATAAAAGCAGGAAAGCAGCAAGCCAGTGCTGCTCCTTCACAACAACATGGTAATGAAGATTTTATGCCTCTGCAGGTCATGCCTGAAGTTCTGAACAGTCAGACTAGCATTTTAACCAGCCAACCTAGCTATGATCAGTTACAAAATACCATATTGTCTTCCTTGACGAGAGAG AACATTATAAACAACTCTTCTAGAGTTGACCTTGGTCCACTGCCAGAATCAAATTTTATTGCCACAAACCAAAAAGCTGCAGTGCAGCCGCCAATGACGACAGCAACCAAAGAGGGCAGGGCAACAATTCGGAAGAGAAAAGCTGAGCCAAGGAAGAGAAATACGCAACCCAATAAGAAATCAGAGTTGAAGAAAAGGGAGGAGACAAAGAAAAAGTGA